The DNA segment GATATGCTGCGTTGTGGGGATAATTTGAGTTGGCACTTTGCCTTGCTGATTGCGGCGTTCAAAACAGAGTGTCTGTAAGCCTAAGCCATCACCTTTGAGATCAAAGAGAAATTTATCGGTTACGGCAATTAAGGATTGCGTGCTGTCATAATCAAAAAATCCGCTGCTATCAAGATAACAAGTTAGCCCCTGTTGACGAAGTGCGGTGAAAAGTGGCACTAATTTTTTATGATGAATGGTGGGTTCACCGCCAGAAACGGTGACGCCGCGAATAAACGGCACGGAGTTCATTACCTGATCATACAAATATTGCAAGCTGACCAATTTGGCTTCGCTATTTTTTCTTGGAATAGTTTCTGGGTTATGGCAATAAAGGCAATTTAGCTTACAACCCTGCAGAAAAATGCTGGTGCGATTGCCTTGTCCCTCTACATTGGAAAAGGGAATAATCCGATGTAGAGGAACATAAATTTCAGAAAGCGGAACTGGCTTAGTCATTATGAATTGGCGCTTACATTTTCTTCATTGCGCAATTGGCGATCAAAGACATTGGCGCAATCGTCTGTGCCAGAGCCATACCAAGTGGTATCGCGTAATACCGCTTCGCCTTTGCGATAACGCTCAACCTCGCTTTTCTTCACTAAATAGCCTGTTACGCGAATGAGATCGGTATTTTTTAAGTAAGTTGTAATGTAGCGATAGCCTTGTGCGAAAGCGCCATCAATAATATCCACCACCGCATCTAAATGATCAGTATAGGTTTGATCGAAAGCAAAGAGATCCCCTGTACCAGAAGGGAAGTATTTATGGAATGGGGCCGATTGTTTTAGATGCGCTAATAATGTCGGTTCTTCACCTACGCGAATACGGTGTGCTGGTGTATTCATCTTATCTTCTTCGTGGTTGCTCGCCCCCACTTGCGCGTGTAGTAAATAACGGTTATTGGTACGCTCCACATAAAGCCCTTTGTGCGCGTTATTGACTTCTTCCAATTTATCCATAATGAGTGTGGCGATCTCATCACCACGTTGGCTTTGTCCGAAGGTTTCGTTAATGCCTTCTTGTTGTAAAAGATGATTGACCGCATCGGCTAATCCCACAATGGCGATCATACTGGTAAAGTTTTCACGTTTAATAAATTCTTCTTGCGCTAAGAAACTGCTTTCAAAGAAATTGCTTTCTTCGATCAAAAATTTATGCCGTTTATCCATTGTGGAAAGGGCAAGTTTTGCCACTTTAGGCAATAATTCATTCACCATTTCATCAACATTTGAGCAAGCACGTCCGATAGTACCTAATCTTAAGCGAGTGAGGGTATAAGCACCGCCACATTCAGGCAGCGCATTGTAACAACTGGCGATACCATATTGTTCCCCCAAATCTTTAATGTAATAAGGATCATTGGCAAAAGAGGGTTTTGACACCAATAAACAAGCTTTAGCAGCAAGTTCTGCAAATTCACGCGAGGTTTTTTGCTTATCATAGCGAATAGTCATATTTGGCGTGGTGTTTTCTAGCTCAATGACCGCCTGTAAAATTAAACGCCCTGCTTTGGTGTCATAAGGGCCAATATTGGCGTGGCAGAAAGAATCTGCAATGGTTTTATCAATATGGTTTAAGAAACGTTTAATTTTGATGTAATCCTGCTTCTCGTCAGTAATGAAAGGATCGAGCAACTCATCTAAGCGTCCAATATAAACGGGATAAGTGGTAATGGACGGAACGTGGGAATAAAGAATGAGCAAGCCATCTAGCACTTCATCAAGATCTTTTGGTGGTGGCAAGTCAAGGAATTTACAGCCTTTTTGAATATAAACATTATAGTCAGGCAAAATATAACGCGGACGATAAATAGCATAGCCTTCACATAAATCACAAATCATATGATTTTGCAGATATTCCCATTCTTCTTCTGTGTAGCCTAATAAATCAATAGGGTTAAATAGCCGCTCAGCAATATTGCCTAAGCTCATTAATTTTTGATGATAGGTTAGATTTTTTGCTTTAACCACATCGAGAATATCTTGTAGTGAGGCTTGCATTGTTTGCTCCTTTATTCATAAAAGATCGGTAGGAAGCCTAATCCTACCGAAGTCAGTTCGATCTTGCTGTGATTTAGATCACATTTTGGGCATATTTATGTGCTTATTTTAAACCGCAATATACTCCAATTTCACTTCCCCTAAATAACCTAATAATTCTTCGGCCATTTGTTTGTAGGAGAGTTTTACTGGGTGTTCTACCATCACTACGCGGGTGATGTTTTCTACTTCGTTACCGCTTAGTAGAAGATAATTGATGGCCACTTGTAGGGCGGGGAGGCTTGGGTTGAAGGCGGCGTTTTCGGCGTAGCTGCCTTGGAAAACTTGTTTATCTTGTAATTCTACCGCGACACCGCAGAAACTTTGAGTATAAGGAGCGTGGGATAGGTTTGCGGCTTCAAGTGCGGTGTGAATTAACGGATCTTTTGTGGCTAATTGTAAGCCATTGGTTTTTTCGTCAAATAAACGATAAGGAATGGCTAAATCTGCAGGGCCAAAAGCATCAGGCAAATAGCTATGTAGTAGATTGTTTTGGCTATGCGGCAGGTGAATATGCAAGCTGTCTGCACTATTTAATTCGTTCATAAATTGACGACAATGGCCGCACGGGGTGTAATTCACCGTGATATCGGTGAGCTTTTTCTCTTTGCGCATCCAAGCGTGAGAAATGGCACTTTGTTCGGCGTGAATAGTTTGTTGAATATTGGTGGCGCAGAATTCTTGATTTCCGCCAAAGTAGAAATTGCCACTTTCGCCAATGGCCACCGCACCCACGTTAAATTGTGAGATGGTTGGATTGGCATAGGTGGCGCTCACGGGTAACAACAATAAAGAAAGGGTTTTAAGATCTAATTGATGTTTTTGGCATAAATGCTGTACGGCAAAGTGCGGTAGAAATCCTTGAAAATGTTGTTCGGCAAAAATATGCCAAAGATCTTGTGCCAAATTTTGATTTTCTAATTGGGCTAAGGCGTGTTGTAAACGGTGAGAAATATGTTGTTCAATACGGCTCATTTTATCCTCTCTACTCTCTATAATACGGAGATCATTTTTTTCATCATAAAGCAGAAAAAATAAAAAAGCTTGCGTTAAAGTTAAAATTTGTGAGCAATATCAAAAATTTAGCGAGAGAAAAGAGAAAAAATAGGCGAACCTGATGATTCGCCTATAAGCATATTTAGGTTTTATTGATTTGGCTCAATCACTTCAATTTCTGCGCCACTATGCAAGCCCCTTGGCAGCTGGCTGCCTTTGCGTCCACGTTCAGCACGGAAGCGTTGTAAATCTTCCGCTTTAAGGGTGATTTTGCGTTTGCCTGAGTGGAATACCAAGTTCGCTTGTTCGGAAATCAACAATAAGCGAACCAATAATTCGCTGCGATCTTTCGCGTTTGCTGCGGGGATCGAAATGATTTTGTTGCCTTTTCCTTTGGATAATTCAGGCAGATCTTGCACAGGGAAAATCAACATTCTGCCTGCAGAAGTGAGCGCCACGAGCAAGTTTTTATTTTCTTGTAAACTTAATGGTGGCAAGACTTGGGCATTTTCTGGCAAGGAAATCAAGGCTTTACCTGCTTTGTTACGCGCCACTAAATCGCTAAATTGGCAAATAAACCCATAGCCTGCGTCCGATGCCATTAATAATTTTTGCTCATCATTTTCCATTAACACTTGGGAAACCGTAGCCCCGGCAGGTAAGGAAAGTTTGCCCGTGAGTGGTTCGCCTTGTGAGCGTGCAGAAGGCAAGGATAGCGGTTCTACCGCATAGCTGCGCCCTGTGCTATCAAGGAATACCACTGGCTGATTGCTTTTTCCGCAGGCGTGTGCTAGATAACCATCACCTGCTTTGTAGCTTAGTCCTTGCGGATCAATGTCGTGGCCTTTAGCACAACGCACCCACCCCATTTGCGATAAAATCACGGTAACAGGTTCAGCGGGGATCATTTCGTTTTCAGCCATTGCTTTGGCTTCCGCACGCTCTACGATTGGTGAAAGGCGAGGGCTAGCAAAGGTTTTCGCATCTTGCTGAATTTCTTTTTTGATGAGCGTATTTAACCGGCGCTCAGATCCCAAAATTTGCTCTAAATTCAACCGCTCTTGCTCTAATTTATCTTGCTCCGCTTGCAGTTCGTGCTCTTCCAATTTGGCTAATTGGCGTAAGCGCAAGTTTA comes from the Avibacterium avium genome and includes:
- a CDS encoding YjjI family glycine radical enzyme, translating into MQASLQDILDVVKAKNLTYHQKLMSLGNIAERLFNPIDLLGYTEEEWEYLQNHMICDLCEGYAIYRPRYILPDYNVYIQKGCKFLDLPPPKDLDEVLDGLLILYSHVPSITTYPVYIGRLDELLDPFITDEKQDYIKIKRFLNHIDKTIADSFCHANIGPYDTKAGRLILQAVIELENTTPNMTIRYDKQKTSREFAELAAKACLLVSKPSFANDPYYIKDLGEQYGIASCYNALPECGGAYTLTRLRLGTIGRACSNVDEMVNELLPKVAKLALSTMDKRHKFLIEESNFFESSFLAQEEFIKRENFTSMIAIVGLADAVNHLLQQEGINETFGQSQRGDEIATLIMDKLEEVNNAHKGLYVERTNNRYLLHAQVGASNHEEDKMNTPAHRIRVGEEPTLLAHLKQSAPFHKYFPSGTGDLFAFDQTYTDHLDAVVDIIDGAFAQGYRYITTYLKNTDLIRVTGYLVKKSEVERYRKGEAVLRDTTWYGSGTDDCANVFDRQLRNEENVSANS
- the cdd gene encoding cytidine deaminase encodes the protein MSRIEQHISHRLQHALAQLENQNLAQDLWHIFAEQHFQGFLPHFAVQHLCQKHQLDLKTLSLLLLPVSATYANPTISQFNVGAVAIGESGNFYFGGNQEFCATNIQQTIHAEQSAISHAWMRKEKKLTDITVNYTPCGHCRQFMNELNSADSLHIHLPHSQNNLLHSYLPDAFGPADLAIPYRLFDEKTNGLQLATKDPLIHTALEAANLSHAPYTQSFCGVAVELQDKQVFQGSYAENAAFNPSLPALQVAINYLLLSGNEVENITRVVMVEHPVKLSYKQMAEELLGYLGEVKLEYIAV
- a CDS encoding 4Fe-4S cluster-binding domain-containing protein, which encodes MTKPVPLSEIYVPLHRIIPFSNVEGQGNRTSIFLQGCKLNCLYCHNPETIPRKNSEAKLVSLQYLYDQVMNSVPFIRGVTVSGGEPTIHHKKLVPLFTALRQQGLTCYLDSSGFFDYDSTQSLIAVTDKFLFDLKGDGLGLQTLCFERRNQQGKVPTQIIPTTQHIKTENLTRNWQNLAKLLPHNKIEEVRLVFIKDFFDAYHLVEKAALLLRDYPEVLFKIIRVHSKGARDETGLTPFIPTVEETQALAAFAKQCGIQKITTIT